The following is a genomic window from Streptomyces sp. BHT-5-2.
CGCACGATTCCCACGCTCGCCAGGGCGGTGAACATACCGACCACCGCCGGCCGGTGCAGATCGTGCCGCACGGCGAAATCGGAAACGTCCAGCTTGCCGCTCTCCCGCAGCTCGTCAAGAGCTCCGAGCTCCCACGCGGCGCCTATGGCCGACGAGGCCAACGTCGAGTTGAAGATGTCTGCGACGGCGCGTCGCGCCTGCGCCTCGGAAACCTCGGTACTCATATCCCGCCTCCACCCCAACGGGGTCCGTCCGCAATTCGATTGGGCGTACGCATTCCAGCTATTTCCAGTCTCGGGGGAACTTCCCGGCCGATCCACGACTTTTACCGTGCAGCGAAGCAGGTCGCCCCGCGGCCCGGTCCGGGGGAGGTCCCCGCACCGGGCCGCGGGCCGGGACCCGTCACAGATACGCGTTGTAGTGGCGGTACTCGGGCCACTGCGCGGACCAGGGCTGCTTCAGTCCACGGCAGACGGTGATCGGCACGCCCTGCTCGGGGTTGTCGATGCCCAGCCCGTTGTCGATGTGGCCGACGACGGTGCACGAGCGGAAGCCCGCGGCGAGCCGGGCCCGGTCGATGCCGACCGCGATCACGACATCGGCGCGCGCCGGCGGCGGACCCCACTTGTGCAGCTCGTTGTGGCCGCTGTAGACGGTCGGCAGCCCGTGCCCGTACACGTCCAGGGCCCCCGCCTCACCGAAGTTGTCGACCAGCAGCACCGCCCGGTCGCGCTCGGCGGCCGGCAGCGCCCGGTAGGCCGCCTCGGTCTGCTGGACCATACGGGGCCAACCCACGGTCTCCAACGGCATGCTGGCGATCTGGAAGTCGCGCAGTGCGCTCTTGGGGATCACCGGCAGCGACAGCAGCATCTGCGCCGCGGCACTGAGCGCCATGCAGAACGCGAGCACCGAGAGCCGCAGCCTGCGCCGGCCGGCCCACCGGTCGGCGGCCACACACCCGGCGGCCAGCAGCGCGATGAGCAGTCCGCCGGTGTAGTCCGGCCGGCCGCCCTCGATCAGGTACGACGCCGCGGTGGCGGCCAAGTAGCCGACGCCCAGGGCCCGTACGGGCTTCCACTGCGGAACCCGGAACAGCTTCCACAGCCCGATCAGGCAGAGCACGAACAGCGCCGGCCCGAAGAGCAGCACGAGGTTGGTGGCGAACATGGCGCGGTTGGCCTCGCCGTCGGTGCCCGCCAGCCCCTCCGCCATCTGCAACTGCGGGAAGTCATGGGTGGCCTGGTAGATCAGGTTCGGCGCCCCGATGACCAGCGCCAGCGCGATGCCCGCGTACAGCCGCCGCTCCCGGAACACCTTCCGCGGCCCCACCAGCGCCAGCCCCACCAACAGGGCCACCGCCAGCAGCAGCACGATGTACTTGGCGTAGAGCCCCACGCCGACCACCACACCGGCCCACAGCCACCACTTCCCCTCGCCGCGCAGCAGCGCCCGCACCGCGAAGAGCAGCACCGCGGCCCAGGCGACGGTGTCGAAGCTGGTGGTGAGGATCCAGTGGCCGAAGCTCAGCACCATGGTCGAGGTGGCCACCCCGAACGCGGTCAGCGTCTGCGCCCGCCGGGTGCCGCCCAGTTCGGCGGCGATCAGCGCGCCGAGCAGGGTGACGACCACGGCGCACAGCACCGCGGGCACCCGGATCGCCCACATGCTGTCGCCGAAGACCGCCATCGCCGCGCGTACCGCCATCGGCAGCAGCGGCGGCTGGTCCACATAGCCCCAGGCGAAGCCGTGCTTCCCCAGCAGCCGGAAGTACAACTCGTCGGCGTGGTAGCCGTATTCACTCGCGAACGCGAACAGCAGCACGGCCAGTGCGGCCGCCACCACCGCGATCGGCCGCCACGCCACGGGCGCCGCCCGCAGCGGCGGTGCGCCGCCCGCCTTCGCCTTGCTCTCCCTGTCCAGGGACGTCGTCGTCATCACGCCTCATCTCCCGCCGAGTCTTCGCTTCTCCCCCGGTCCGGCCGGGCAGCTCAGCCGCTCAAGTAGTGGTAGGCGGGCCACAGCCGGGCCCACGGGGCCCTGCGGCCGTGGCAGACCGTCACCGGTTTGCCCTGTTCGGCGTTCTCCACGCCGACGCCGTTGTCCAGGTGGCCGACGACGGTGCAGCTGCGGAAGTCGGCGGCCAGCCGGGGCCGTTCGACACCCACCGCGACCACGACATCGGCCCACTCCGGCGGCGGACCCCACTTGTGCAGTTCGTTGTGACCGCTGTAGACGGGCGGCAGTCCGTGCCCGTACCGGTCCAGGGCCCCGCTCTCCCCGAGGTTGTCGGCCAGCACCACGGCGCGTTCGCGCTGCTCGGGCGGCAGCGCCAGGTAGGCGGTGCGCACCTGGTCGGCCAGCCGGGGCCAGCCCACGCTCTCCAGGGAGATGTTGTTCAGCGGAGTGAAAGGGGAGTTCTGCGGCAGCACCGGCAGCGCCATCAGCAGCTGCAGCACCGCACTGGCCGCCAGCCCGCCGCCCAACAGCACCTGCCGGAAGCGCCGTTGCCCCAGCCACCGGTCGACGGCCACCGCCCCCGCCGCGAACAGCGCGATCAGGAACCCGCCGACGTAGTCGGGCCGCCCCCCGCCGTAGATCGTCAGCGCCACCGCCACGCCGAACGCCGGTGCCAGCGCCCGCACCGGGCGCCAGGCCGGGTCGCGCAGCAGCCGCACCAGCCCGGCCGCCCACACCACGGTCGGCACCGGCCCGAACAGGATCACCAGGCTCGGCACGAAGATGACGCGGTTCATCGGTCCGTCGGTGGCGCCCAGCGCGTCGGCCATCTGCAACTGCGGGAAGTCGTGGGTGGCTTGATAGATCAGGTTCGGTGCCCCGATGACCAGCGCCAGCGCGATGCCCGCGTACAGCCACCGGTCCCGGAACACCTTCCGCGGCCCCACCAGCGCCAGCCCCACCAGCAGTCCCACCGGCAGCAGCGCCACGATGTACTTGGCGTACAGCGCCAGGCCGAGCACGATCCCCGCCCACACCCACCATCGGCCCTGGCCACGCAGCAGCGCCCGTACGACGCACAGCAGCAACGCGGACCAGGCGAGCAGGTCCAGGGTGGTGGTCACCATGATGTGGCCCACGCTGAGCACCAGGAACGAGCTGCCCAGGCCCAGCGCGGCCAGGGTCTGCGCCCGCCGGGAGCCGCCGAGTTCGGCGGCGATCAGCGTGCCGAGCAGCACCACGGCGCCGGCGCACAGCGCGGCCGGCACCCGGATCGCCCAGACCGAGTCGCCGAGGACCTGGGTCGTGGCGTGCACCAGTGCCGGCACCAGCGGCGGCTGGTCGGTGTACCCCCACGCCCAGCCGCGCTCGCCCAGCAGCCGGAAGTACAGCTCGTCGACGTTGTAGCCGTACCGGCCGGCCAGCGCGAGCAGCAGTACGACGACGGCGCAGGCCACCGCGGCGGCCGTCCGCCAGGCCGGCCGCACCCGCGGTCCGGCAACCGGCACATCCCGCACCTCAACAGCGACCGCCGCCACGTCCACCGCCCCATCCGCCGTCGAAAGCCAGTCGTAAGCCGCGTCGTGAGGCACTTCATGAGGCACTTCATGAGGCACGACGTCGGTCACGGCGCCGTCCGGTCCGGACGGCGCGATCATCGACTGGAGTCTCCTGTCGGGCCGGGGCGGACCGCCACGAGTTTGCGTTGTCAGCTAAGCAGCGCGCCCATACGGGGCACCGGCGCCCCTTCAGGCGGTGCGCTCCTCCCCCGCACCGTGCACCGCCGCGGCCCGCCGACGCTGCCTGCGCCGGTAGACCAACGTGTCCACGAGCAGGAACCGCAGCACGAACACCACCACCAGGCTCAGCACGGTCGCCGGCACCGGCCCCATCCCGGCCCGCTCCACGAACAGCACCATCAACGGGATCCGGGCCAGCAGATCGAGGTTGCTGAGCGCCGCGAACCCCACCAGCCGGCCGGCCCAGTGCCCCTGCTTCACGCTGCGGTAGACCAGGAAGTCCAACAGGGCGAAGTTCCAGACCACCCCGAGCTGGTTGGCGAGCACCTCGGCCACCGCGTAGTTCAGCGAGGTGAGGCCGGTCAGCGCGCTCAGCGCCAGCAGGTTCGGGACGAACCCGGAGACCCCGATCAGCCCGAACGCCACCATCCGCGCCCGCTTGTCGCTGCTCCGCAGCTCCGCGAGGTGCCGCAGGAACCGCAACCCCTCCCGCACCGTCGACTTGGACTCCCCCGCGAACCGCTCCCCGAACTCGTACGGCACCTCGGCCACCCCGCGCGGCCGGCAGCGCACCGCGAGCTCCAGCAGGATCTTGTACCCCAGCGGCCGCAGCCCGCCCTCCTGCCGCGCCTCGCCCTCCCGCGCGGCCCGCTCGACCGCCTCCCGGCGGATGGCGAAGAACCCGCTCATCGGGTCGGAGACCCCGCGCAGCAGCCGCGGGAACAGCGCCTTGGTCAGCTTCGTCGACACCCCGGACACCGCCATCCGGTACCCGCCGGCCAGCCCGCTGCGGCTGCCGCCGTCCGCGTACCTGCTGGCGACCACCAGTTCCGCCCCGGCCCGCTCGCCGGCCCGCACCAACTCCGGCATCAGGTGCGGCGGATGCTGCAGATCGGCGTCCATCACCACGATCCACGGCTTGCTGGTGCGCGCGATCCCGGCCACCACCGCCCCGCCGAGCCCGCCCTCGGGCACCTCCCGGTGCAGCACC
Proteins encoded in this region:
- a CDS encoding glycosyltransferase family 2 protein, which codes for MASAPAVSLIVPTFNEAGNIDELLDVVSAAVPTGWDVDVLFVDDSTDNTPEVIEKAAGRVPIPVAVLHREVPEGGLGGAVVAGIARTSKPWIVVMDADLQHPPHLMPELVRAGERAGAELVVASRYADGGSRSGLAGGYRMAVSGVSTKLTKALFPRLLRGVSDPMSGFFAIRREAVERAAREGEARQEGGLRPLGYKILLELAVRCRPRGVAEVPYEFGERFAGESKSTVREGLRFLRHLAELRSSDKRARMVAFGLIGVSGFVPNLLALSALTGLTSLNYAVAEVLANQLGVVWNFALLDFLVYRSVKQGHWAGRLVGFAALSNLDLLARIPLMVLFVERAGMGPVPATVLSLVVVFVLRFLLVDTLVYRRRQRRRAAAVHGAGEERTA
- a CDS encoding glycosyltransferase family 39 protein gives rise to the protein MTTTSLDRESKAKAGGAPPLRAAPVAWRPIAVVAAALAVLLFAFASEYGYHADELYFRLLGKHGFAWGYVDQPPLLPMAVRAAMAVFGDSMWAIRVPAVLCAVVVTLLGALIAAELGGTRRAQTLTAFGVATSTMVLSFGHWILTTSFDTVAWAAVLLFAVRALLRGEGKWWLWAGVVVGVGLYAKYIVLLLAVALLVGLALVGPRKVFRERRLYAGIALALVIGAPNLIYQATHDFPQLQMAEGLAGTDGEANRAMFATNLVLLFGPALFVLCLIGLWKLFRVPQWKPVRALGVGYLAATAASYLIEGGRPDYTGGLLIALLAAGCVAADRWAGRRRLRLSVLAFCMALSAAAQMLLSLPVIPKSALRDFQIASMPLETVGWPRMVQQTEAAYRALPAAERDRAVLLVDNFGEAGALDVYGHGLPTVYSGHNELHKWGPPPARADVVIAVGIDRARLAAGFRSCTVVGHIDNGLGIDNPEQGVPITVCRGLKQPWSAQWPEYRHYNAYL
- a CDS encoding glycosyltransferase family 39 protein, encoding MIAPSGPDGAVTDVVPHEVPHEVPHDAAYDWLSTADGAVDVAAVAVEVRDVPVAGPRVRPAWRTAAAVACAVVVLLLALAGRYGYNVDELYFRLLGERGWAWGYTDQPPLVPALVHATTQVLGDSVWAIRVPAALCAGAVVLLGTLIAAELGGSRRAQTLAALGLGSSFLVLSVGHIMVTTTLDLLAWSALLLCVVRALLRGQGRWWVWAGIVLGLALYAKYIVALLPVGLLVGLALVGPRKVFRDRWLYAGIALALVIGAPNLIYQATHDFPQLQMADALGATDGPMNRVIFVPSLVILFGPVPTVVWAAGLVRLLRDPAWRPVRALAPAFGVAVALTIYGGGRPDYVGGFLIALFAAGAVAVDRWLGQRRFRQVLLGGGLAASAVLQLLMALPVLPQNSPFTPLNNISLESVGWPRLADQVRTAYLALPPEQRERAVVLADNLGESGALDRYGHGLPPVYSGHNELHKWGPPPEWADVVVAVGVERPRLAADFRSCTVVGHLDNGVGVENAEQGKPVTVCHGRRAPWARLWPAYHYLSG